A stretch of Carya illinoinensis cultivar Pawnee chromosome 14, C.illinoinensisPawnee_v1, whole genome shotgun sequence DNA encodes these proteins:
- the LOC122295020 gene encoding uncharacterized protein LOC122295020 gives MSGPADASKRDQALKAINALKKDMENLKKLTDLANPTERKLNDLLSSLDAYFKPGADSRGATSGMQHCTNQATTGVNAALKKLRDTLTGKTLRDIIKSLTPIEKEMNEALETLKNHLEK, from the exons ATGAGCGGCCCTGCCGATGC ATCAAAACGCGATCAGGCCCTGAAAGCCATTAACGCACTTAAGAAAGATATGGAAAATCTCAAAAAGTTAACTGATCTGGCAAACCCAACCGAACGCAAGCTCAATGATCTCCTCTCGAGTCTGGATGCTTACTTTAAGCCGGGCGCTGATAg TCGTGGTGCAACGTCGGGTATGCAACACTGTACCAATCAAGCCACTACGGGAGTTAATGCAGCTCTGAAAAAGCTTCGTGATACTCTGACAGGAAAAACGCTTCGTGATATTATCAAATCGCTGACCCCAATAGAGAAAGAGATGAACGAAGCTCTCGAAACTCTGAAGAATCACCTCGAAAAGTGA